ATGCGCGAAGAAATGGCAGCAAGTTCGTCCAGAAGTTCCAGCGTTTCCTGGGAAGCTTTATCATCGCCAGCACTAACTTTCAGCACGATGTCGCTTTCCAGAAGTTGAAGGTATTGAGAGAGTTGAGTTTTCATTTCTGCATCTAATACCATGTGCTCATGCTCCTTATCCGTACATGCTCTATCTCTATCGATATTGCAATAATATGCGTATTGATGATCCTAAGGATCGTTGTATACATTGATGAAAAAGACTTAGAGTGGACGAAACTTAGATTTTACCAACCAGATCCAGGCTTGGTTTCAGCGTTTCGCCGCCTTCTTTCCATTTTGCAGGGCATACTTCACCTGGGTTGTTGCGTACATATTGAGCTGCTTTGATTTTATCAACGAGTGTGCTTGCGTCACGACCGATACCATCAGCGTTGATTTCTACTGTTTGTACAACACCTTCAGGGTCGATAATGAATGTACCGCGTTGTGCCAGACCTTCTTCTTCGTCCAGAACGTCGAACATGCGGGAAATACGTTGCGAAGGATCGCCGATCATGATGTATTCCAGTTTGCTGATTACATCGGAGTGATCGTGCCATGCTTTGTGAGTGAAATGAGTATCTGTCGATACGGAGTATACTTCTACACCCAGATTTTTCAGTGTAGCGTATTGATCTTGCAGGTCACCCAGCTCAGTTGGGCAAACGAATGTGAAGTCTGCTGGATAGAAGCAAACAACGCTCCATTTTCCTTGGAAGTTTTGTTCGGACACGTCGATGAATTCACCGTTGTGAAATGCTTTTGCGTTGAAAGAGTCTACTTTTTTACCGATAAGAGACATAATGTAATTCCTCCTATATCCAATGATTTTTTGGTTGATGCCATCTGTATTTAGAATAAATACAATCTGAGAATCATTATCATACTTGTTGCAGGGTAATGTCAAGTGATGTGCTACACTTCACTCAATCTTCATTTTAGCATAAGCTGGAGGATGATTTCCTGTCTGTGATTTTCACGATTTTGCCCATTTTCAAATAGATATGGACTTGTAAAAGTTCGATATTTGTTCATATTTGCCCTTTTGCATATAGAGCGTTTACAATACAACATTTTCCGTTTTCATTTTCACCGAAATAGAATCTTCATGAACTTCATGAAAAAGAAAAATGCCGGTATACAGCACAATGCGCTGCTACCGACATTTTGGGAATCGTCAAGATATTAGGATATTTTAACCACCAAAGATCAGTCCAGCCAGCTTATAGAAGCTTTCAGACAATGATCCTGCCAATCCATATAACGGCTGAATTGTTACCGCACGAAGAGGCGGCAAGAACAGCAGCAGTAGGAAAATCAATAGCGCCCATTGCTCTACTCGTTGCAGCTTTGCACTAATTCGTGGTGGCAGCCAATCGAACAGAATCCGATACCCGTCCAATGGCGGCAATGGAATCAGATTGAAAATAAACAGGAAACAGTTCATTAGCACCATGTACTGTACAAATGTAACGATGGCAATATCAATCCGGTTATTCGCAAACGAACCGATAATGCCAAAATAGTTCAGTCCATAATAAATGATGACCGTTACGAGCGCCAACAGCAAATTACTCACTGGACCCGCAGCCGACACAATCACGCCCATCAAGCGCGGACGATCAAAATTGGCACGGTTCACTGGTACGGGACGCGCCCAACCAAAGCCAGCAATCAGCAGCAAAATCAAACCGAGCAAATCCACATGCGCCGCGGGATTCAGCGTCACCCGCCCCAGCATCTTCGCCGTCGGATCACCAAATTTACTGGCAAAGTACGCATGAGAGAATTCATGCACTGTAAAGCCGATGACCAGTGCCAACACATAAAACGGTAAAATATTCAGAGGTACAAACAGAATATCGTTCAGAAAATCCATACTTACCTCTTTCTCGCCACAAACGCGATCCAATCTTCATCGCGGTGAGCGCCTTCGATCTCAAATCCAGCTTGCTCCAGCGCTTGGTGTACCACATCTTCTTTATTTTTGTAAATACCGGATGCGATATACGCACCACCTACCGGCAATGCTTCGTACACATCGTCGATAAACAGCAAAATAATCTCCGCCAAAATATTCGCCACAACCACCTGTACCGGCAGCGTGACATTCAGCGCGTTCTCTGCTGTGTTGGAGTCCGCTTTGAGTACAGACAGCAGATCACTCTCATGGACGATAATACGGTCGTCCAGACCGTTCAGATGCGTGTTCTCACGCGCACTGGATACCGCTACAGGGTCCAGATCAAGCGCCAGTACACTTTTCGCGCCCAGCTTGATTGCGCCGATTGCTAGAATACCGGAGCCAGTACCAACGTCGATTACTTCTTCGCCGCCCTTAATCACCGTTTCTAGCGTGCGCAGGCAAAGCGATGTAGTCGGATGGGTACCTGTTCCAAACGCCATCCCCGGGTCCAGCTCAATAATCTGCTCCTGCTCACTCTCTGGCGTATAGTCTTCCCACGTCGGCTTGATCGTCAAACGCTCCGACACACGAATCGGTTTGAAATACTGCTTCCACGCATTCGCCCAGTCATCCTCGTCCACTGTACGCACAGAAATGGATGCTTCTCCAGCATCAATACCAAATTCCTTCAGCTGAGCTGTACGGTTGCCAATCTCGGCAGAAATCGCCTCCATATCGACCTCCTCGGAAAAGTACCCTTGTACGACTGCCAGTCCCTCTGGAATATCGTTCAATGGCATTTCGTACCATTGTCCATACGAGGTGTCGCGCTCCTTGTTCAGTGTACCCGATTCTTCAATCGTAACTCCGCCTGCGCCCGCTTCATGCAAAAAGTTGGAGATCATCTCCACTGCCTGCTCGGTTGTATGTATCGTCAATTCATGCCATAACATGATTTCATTCCCCCTGATCGTCATCGGACCTGTCACTGCCCGGTTTGCATTACGCTTCATTGTACTACACATTCCCGATCCAATTCAAAATACAAACGGAGATCGTCTCCGTACCTGCCTGAACCTTTACAGTAGAAAAGCCCGGTTCCGCGAAAGAACCGGGCTGCTCATACACTTTACTCGTACTTATCAATCCCCGCGGAATGCTCGTTTCACACGGTCAAAGAAAGACTGCTCATTTTCATGCGTTTTCTCGCCGCTCAGGGAACCGAACTGGCGCAGCAGGTCTTTCTGATCATCCGTCAGGTTACTTGGCGTTACCAAGACCACCTTAATGTGCTGATCGCCTTGACCTGTACCGCGTAGACGTGGAACACCTTTGCCTTTCAGACGGAAGTATGTGCCCGTCTGTGTACCTGCTGGTACTTTGATTTTCACTTTTTCCGTCAGTGTTGGCACTTCGATCTCGTCGCCAAGCGCTGCTTGGGTAAAGGTGAGCGGGATTTCGCAATAAATATCTTCATCTTCACGCTGGAAGAAATCATGCTCTTTCACGCGGAATACGATATACAGATCGCCCGGAGGACCACCTTTGATACCGCCTTCGCCTTCACCGTTTACGCGCATTTGTGAACCATCATCCACACCAGCTGGGATGCGAATATGGATTTTGCGTTGTTTTTTCACGCGACCTGCGCCGTTACAATTGCCACATTTCTCTTCGATAATGGTACCTGTGCCTCCGCAATTGGAGCAGCTGCGACGGTTAACCATACGTCCGAATGGCGTGTTTTGAACCACTTCTTCTTGTCCAGAACCATGACAGACGGAGCAAGTTTTTGGTTCTGTACCCGGTTTGGCACCACTGCCGTTACACACGTCGCAATTCTCAGTACGGTTGATCGTAATATCCGTTTCTTTACCGAAAATCGCTTCTTTGAACTCCAATGTCATTGTGTATTGCAAATCGTTACCACGCTGCGGTGCATTCGGGTTACGCTGTCTGCCATTACCGCCAAAGAACATATCGAAAATATCGCCAAATCCGCCACCAGCCGAGAATCCGCCACCACCGAAGCCGCCTTGGTTTGGATCGATATGACCATATTGATCGTACTGGGAACGCTTAGAAGAGTCGCTCAGTACGTCATAAGCCTCTTTTACTTCTTTAAACTTGGTTTCCGCATCCGCTTCTTTGTTGACGTCTGGGTGATACTGACGCGCCAGCTTACGGTATGCCTTTTTAATATCATCATCAGAGGCGTCCTTGCCTATGCCAAGTACCTCGTAATAATCGCGTTTGTCTGCCATCGGTCCACCTCCACTTCATGATTCGACTGCATTGTCTGCCGGTCGTTGTATGCCACTATGTGTTTATACCATGTGGACATAAAAAATGAAAGTCAAAGCACGGGATGCCCCGGCTTTGACCTTCCCATTCCAAACGTGTTTGGATGATTAATCTTTTTTGTCTTCGTCGACTACTTCGTATTCTGCATCCACGACATTGTCGTTTTTCGGAGCGCCCTGTGCTGCATCGCCAGCTGGTTGATCCTGCTGTGCTTGCTCGTACAGTTTCACTGCCAGTGCTTGTGCTACTGTGTTCAGCTCTTCGGTAGCTGCTTTGATCGCTTCTACGTCTTCGCCTTCCAGTACGGATTTCAGCTTGTCTTTGGCAGCATTAGCTTTTTCGACTTCGCCTGCATCTGCTTTTTCACCAAGATCTTTGATTGTTTTTTCCACTTGGTAAATGAGTTGGTCGCCGCTGTTTTTCACTTCAACCAGCTCTTTGCGTTTGCGGTCTTCTTCCGCGTGCAGCTCAGCGTCTTTCATCATTTTCTCAACTTCTTCATCGCTCAGACCGCTGGAAGAAGTGATGGTGATTTTTTGACTTTTGTTTGTACCTTTGTCTGTTGCCGATACGTTAACGATACCGTTCGCATCGATGTCAAATGTAACTTCGATTTGCGGTACGCCGCGTGGTGCTGCCGGAATGTCACCCAGCATGAAACGACCCAGTGTTTTGTTACCTG
The DNA window shown above is from Paenibacillus sp. JQZ6Y-1 and carries:
- the ahpC gene encoding alkyl hydroperoxide reductase subunit C, with protein sequence MSLIGKKVDSFNAKAFHNGEFIDVSEQNFQGKWSVVCFYPADFTFVCPTELGDLQDQYATLKNLGVEVYSVSTDTHFTHKAWHDHSDVISKLEYIMIGDPSQRISRMFDVLDEEEGLAQRGTFIIDPEGVVQTVEINADGIGRDASTLVDKIKAAQYVRNNPGEVCPAKWKEGGETLKPSLDLVGKI
- a CDS encoding site-2 protease family protein is translated as MDFLNDILFVPLNILPFYVLALVIGFTVHEFSHAYFASKFGDPTAKMLGRVTLNPAAHVDLLGLILLLIAGFGWARPVPVNRANFDRPRLMGVIVSAAGPVSNLLLALVTVIIYYGLNYFGIIGSFANNRIDIAIVTFVQYMVLMNCFLFIFNLIPLPPLDGYRILFDWLPPRISAKLQRVEQWALLIFLLLLFLPPLRAVTIQPLYGLAGSLSESFYKLAGLIFGG
- the prmA gene encoding 50S ribosomal protein L11 methyltransferase is translated as MLWHELTIHTTEQAVEMISNFLHEAGAGGVTIEESGTLNKERDTSYGQWYEMPLNDIPEGLAVVQGYFSEEVDMEAISAEIGNRTAQLKEFGIDAGEASISVRTVDEDDWANAWKQYFKPIRVSERLTIKPTWEDYTPESEQEQIIELDPGMAFGTGTHPTTSLCLRTLETVIKGGEEVIDVGTGSGILAIGAIKLGAKSVLALDLDPVAVSSARENTHLNGLDDRIIVHESDLLSVLKADSNTAENALNVTLPVQVVVANILAEIILLFIDDVYEALPVGGAYIASGIYKNKEDVVHQALEQAGFEIEGAHRDEDWIAFVARKR
- the dnaJ gene encoding molecular chaperone DnaJ, whose amino-acid sequence is MADKRDYYEVLGIGKDASDDDIKKAYRKLARQYHPDVNKEADAETKFKEVKEAYDVLSDSSKRSQYDQYGHIDPNQGGFGGGGFSAGGGFGDIFDMFFGGNGRQRNPNAPQRGNDLQYTMTLEFKEAIFGKETDITINRTENCDVCNGSGAKPGTEPKTCSVCHGSGQEEVVQNTPFGRMVNRRSCSNCGGTGTIIEEKCGNCNGAGRVKKQRKIHIRIPAGVDDGSQMRVNGEGEGGIKGGPPGDLYIVFRVKEHDFFQREDEDIYCEIPLTFTQAALGDEIEVPTLTEKVKIKVPAGTQTGTYFRLKGKGVPRLRGTGQGDQHIKVVLVTPSNLTDDQKDLLRQFGSLSGEKTHENEQSFFDRVKRAFRGD